In Flavobacterium gelatinilyticum, a genomic segment contains:
- a CDS encoding RagB/SusD family nutrient uptake outer membrane protein produces MKAKKIFYSILMIAMPFVWTSCSDLLDIEPDDRITNENFYKTESDFQAATGPLYNRVWFDFNDKFYYGLGDGRAANMYAPFSDYVYPFTDLTETGLTGPLVSAWGSLYNVVQQSNNVIIGISGSTVDETVKSRYIAEARFMRGTAYWYLASLWGDVIISTDAKELVKNPIVNKNPMKDVYEFAIRDLEYAAKFLPESAGQSGRLTKYSAFGMLSRVYLSFSGVSDNPNSGSRNQDYLNLAKKAAEKVINSGAYSLMPNYADLFMIENNNNPESMFALQWVPNGDFGVNNTQQAYFALGSDITGDDAAWGYWTRASYDVLKEYESKDLRRRSTWMGDDDFYPEINKSNGGYTVDHSKEFLTVKKGVVGSTKDNPKITRMNSSLNTYMLRLGEVYLNYAEAALGNNASTADALALEGVNKLRTRAGLDPKTTLTYADIIHERRVELCMEGQYWYDLVRRAYYKQQEVINYITGQDRGTIVPILYDTATNTVSVDPSKSNSPRAIGVVDATIFLLPYPESELVQNPLLRENPVPYQFTEEKIKDLF; encoded by the coding sequence ATGAAAGCAAAAAAAATATTTTACTCGATTCTTATGATCGCCATGCCATTTGTTTGGACTAGTTGTAGTGATCTTTTAGATATTGAGCCGGATGACCGAATTACAAACGAGAACTTCTATAAAACCGAATCTGATTTTCAGGCCGCAACAGGTCCGTTATACAACAGAGTCTGGTTCGATTTTAATGATAAATTTTATTATGGACTAGGAGACGGGCGCGCTGCCAATATGTATGCCCCTTTCTCAGATTACGTGTATCCGTTTACAGATTTAACCGAAACAGGTTTAACGGGCCCTTTGGTTTCGGCCTGGGGATCATTATACAATGTCGTGCAGCAGTCTAATAACGTTATAATCGGGATTTCCGGAAGTACCGTAGACGAAACCGTAAAAAGCAGGTATATAGCCGAAGCCCGTTTTATGAGAGGAACAGCCTATTGGTATCTGGCTTCTTTGTGGGGAGATGTTATTATTTCTACCGATGCGAAAGAATTGGTAAAGAACCCGATAGTAAATAAAAATCCAATGAAAGATGTATACGAATTCGCCATTCGTGATCTGGAATACGCAGCAAAATTTCTTCCTGAATCTGCCGGTCAGTCAGGGCGTTTAACCAAATACAGCGCTTTCGGAATGCTTTCTCGTGTTTACTTATCATTTTCGGGTGTAAGCGACAATCCAAACAGCGGTTCAAGAAATCAGGATTACCTTAATCTGGCAAAAAAAGCGGCCGAAAAAGTTATCAATTCAGGCGCTTACAGTTTAATGCCAAATTATGCTGATTTGTTTATGATCGAAAATAACAACAATCCAGAGTCTATGTTTGCCCTTCAGTGGGTGCCAAACGGTGACTTTGGGGTAAACAATACACAACAGGCTTATTTTGCCTTAGGATCTGACATTACAGGAGATGATGCTGCATGGGGATACTGGACAAGAGCTTCTTACGACGTTTTAAAAGAATATGAATCCAAAGACCTTCGCCGCAGATCAACCTGGATGGGGGATGACGATTTTTATCCTGAAATCAACAAATCAAACGGAGGTTATACAGTAGATCACAGCAAAGAATTTTTAACGGTAAAAAAAGGAGTAGTAGGTTCAACCAAAGATAATCCTAAAATTACCCGTATGAATTCATCCCTAAACACCTACATGCTGCGTTTAGGCGAAGTCTATCTTAATTATGCCGAAGCGGCTTTAGGAAACAACGCCTCAACTGCCGACGCTTTAGCTCTCGAAGGCGTAAACAAACTTCGCACCCGTGCCGGATTAGATCCAAAAACAACCCTTACATATGCTGATATTATTCACGAAAGAAGAGTAGAATTATGTATGGAAGGACAATATTGGTACGATTTGGTTAGAAGAGCCTACTACAAACAGCAGGAAGTAATAAACTACATTACCGGACAGGACAGAGGAACAATCGTACCTATTTTGTACGATACAGCAACCAATACTGTTTCTGTTGACCCTTCAAAAAGCAACAGTCCGCGTGCGATTGGAGTTGTAGATGCCACTATTTTTCTTCTGCCTTATCCCGAATCAGAGCTGGTTCAGAATCCGTTATTGAGAGAAAATCCGGTTCCGTATCAATTTACAGAAGAAAAAATCAAAGACTTATTCTAG
- a CDS encoding SusC/RagA family TonB-linked outer membrane protein: protein MTNLLITKSKSKYFKNLGLLILMLVFSAAVNAQTTVSGIVSDSNGPIPGVNIFVKGTKISSVSNFDGTYSIGPVAANAVLSFSFIGYKTQDISAAGKNKIDVLLEEDLNSLKEVVVIGYGTMKRGDLTGSISSVNSTAITQSVATSVEQVLQGRAAGINIQATNGAPGASSTARIRGISSITGDNEPIYVIDGVVISGSSNSNTNNPLAGINPADIASVDILKDASATAIYGSRAAGGVIIITTKTGKKGELTLNFDSYLGWQEIPKQLQVLNLREYGTLKNTRADLGIVQRDNTFIRPDLLGEGTNWQDELFQTALMQSYNLSASGGSDNTTYAFGVGYLDQDGIAIGSSFDRLNLRGIIDSQIKSFLKVGVNTALYKTNQVNTFSDGSLILTALKQTPNVAARNADGTFDGPDTTEFVQNNPLGLALMRDNHNKNYGIRANAYAEITFFKDLKLKSQYSVDYNFANTYTFNPSYTFGALVNDVREGSRTKSLGDNWIWNNLLTYNKTFGKHTVTAMLGQEMQEQHWENLYGYRSGYITNGATDLNAGDSTTARNSNASSTKSLSSYFGRLFYSFNDKYLLTATLRRDGSSQFAPENRWDWFPSAALAWKVSNENFLKENKTINNLKLRLGWGIVGNQNVVYEFPTTAVYGTSATNWGSGQIALNTPNRDLGWEKTKSTNIGFDLGLFNNRIELITDVYYKKTEGLLLPLSLPAYAGTTGQGSTTPPIYNIGSLENKGLEITLNTINMERNDFIWKSNFIFSMNRSKVLGLNSAAGVYNATVQQGSDVTVVTRTAVGQPIGQFFGYKVIGRFEKATDFYYKDSQGNVKPTALPEGMQISENGVWIGDYIFEDVNKDGVINEKDAGFIGNPAPDFTFGIGNTFSFLGFDVNILLTGSYGNEALNYQRRWLENPRENTNLLKSALGYAQLELIDPNGPNDYRNVQIVGGDPNMPRIGASSASSASNYRLSNRFVEDASYVRVKNISIGYNLPKSLYSKYGISNIKIYSNAQNVLTFTKYKGFDPEIGSINQNVLLTGVDNGRYPSPIITTIGLNVNF, encoded by the coding sequence ATGACTAACCTTTTAATTACTAAAAGCAAATCTAAATACTTTAAAAATCTGGGTTTATTAATCCTCATGCTGGTATTTTCTGCTGCGGTAAATGCACAAACCACTGTGTCAGGAATTGTTTCTGATAGTAACGGACCAATACCGGGAGTAAATATTTTTGTAAAAGGAACCAAAATCAGTTCAGTTTCAAATTTTGACGGAACTTATTCAATCGGACCTGTTGCAGCAAATGCTGTTTTATCATTCAGTTTTATAGGGTACAAGACTCAAGACATTTCTGCAGCTGGAAAAAACAAAATAGATGTCCTGCTGGAAGAAGATTTAAACAGTCTGAAAGAAGTGGTTGTAATTGGGTACGGAACCATGAAAAGAGGCGATCTTACGGGATCTATTTCTTCGGTAAACAGTACAGCTATTACACAGTCTGTTGCAACTAGTGTTGAACAGGTGCTGCAAGGACGTGCCGCAGGTATCAACATACAGGCTACAAATGGTGCGCCGGGAGCGAGTTCAACAGCCCGTATTCGTGGTATCAGTTCGATTACCGGAGATAACGAACCTATTTATGTAATTGACGGTGTGGTAATCAGCGGATCATCTAATTCAAATACCAATAATCCGCTTGCCGGGATTAACCCGGCAGATATTGCATCGGTAGATATTTTAAAAGATGCTTCTGCAACCGCTATCTACGGCTCAAGAGCAGCAGGAGGAGTAATCATCATTACGACTAAAACCGGTAAAAAAGGAGAATTGACCCTTAATTTTGACAGTTATTTGGGCTGGCAGGAAATCCCGAAACAATTACAGGTTTTAAACCTGAGAGAATACGGAACCCTAAAAAATACCCGTGCCGATCTAGGAATTGTACAGCGCGATAATACTTTCATCCGTCCTGATTTGTTGGGCGAAGGAACCAACTGGCAGGATGAGTTATTCCAGACCGCTTTAATGCAGAGTTACAACTTATCGGCTTCAGGAGGTTCAGATAATACGACTTATGCATTTGGAGTAGGATATCTGGATCAGGATGGTATTGCGATTGGTTCTTCGTTTGACAGGCTGAATCTTAGAGGGATTATCGATTCGCAGATTAAAAGCTTTTTAAAGGTGGGTGTAAATACAGCTTTGTACAAAACCAATCAGGTAAATACGTTTTCTGATGGTTCTTTAATATTAACGGCATTAAAACAAACTCCAAACGTAGCGGCACGTAATGCCGACGGGACTTTCGATGGTCCGGACACAACAGAATTCGTTCAGAACAATCCGCTGGGTCTGGCTTTAATGAGAGACAATCACAACAAAAATTACGGGATAAGAGCCAATGCTTACGCAGAAATTACGTTTTTCAAAGACTTAAAATTGAAATCCCAATATTCTGTCGATTATAATTTTGCCAATACCTACACCTTTAATCCATCCTACACTTTTGGAGCATTGGTAAACGATGTAAGAGAAGGATCCAGAACCAAATCATTGGGCGATAACTGGATCTGGAACAACTTATTGACCTACAATAAAACGTTTGGTAAACATACTGTAACAGCTATGTTAGGTCAGGAAATGCAGGAACAGCACTGGGAAAATCTGTACGGATATCGTTCAGGATATATAACAAACGGTGCGACTGATTTAAATGCCGGAGATTCTACAACAGCCCGAAATTCAAACGCAAGCTCAACAAAATCCTTAAGTTCTTATTTTGGAAGATTATTTTACTCTTTCAACGACAAATATTTGTTAACAGCTACTTTAAGACGAGATGGTTCTTCTCAGTTTGCTCCGGAAAACCGCTGGGACTGGTTTCCATCAGCCGCTTTGGCCTGGAAAGTTTCTAATGAAAATTTCTTAAAAGAAAACAAAACAATCAACAACTTAAAATTAAGACTAGGCTGGGGAATTGTTGGAAATCAAAACGTAGTATACGAATTTCCTACTACAGCAGTTTACGGCACATCGGCTACCAACTGGGGAAGCGGACAAATCGCTCTTAACACACCCAATAGAGATTTAGGCTGGGAAAAAACAAAATCAACAAACATTGGATTTGATTTAGGACTTTTCAATAATAGAATAGAATTAATTACAGACGTTTATTATAAAAAAACCGAAGGTTTATTACTCCCGTTATCACTTCCTGCTTATGCCGGAACAACCGGACAGGGATCGACTACACCGCCAATTTATAATATTGGTTCTCTTGAAAACAAAGGTCTTGAGATTACGCTGAATACGATCAACATGGAAAGAAATGATTTTATATGGAAATCAAACTTCATTTTTTCTATGAACAGAAGCAAAGTACTCGGATTAAATTCGGCAGCGGGAGTTTACAATGCAACCGTACAGCAGGGTTCAGATGTTACAGTGGTAACCCGTACGGCGGTAGGACAGCCAATAGGACAGTTTTTTGGCTATAAAGTAATAGGACGTTTTGAAAAAGCAACTGATTTCTACTATAAAGATAGTCAGGGAAATGTTAAACCTACTGCACTGCCGGAAGGCATGCAGATTTCGGAAAACGGAGTTTGGATTGGAGATTATATTTTTGAAGATGTTAATAAAGACGGTGTAATCAACGAAAAAGATGCAGGTTTTATTGGAAATCCCGCACCGGATTTCACTTTTGGAATAGGAAACACCTTTTCGTTCCTTGGATTTGATGTTAATATTCTGCTGACAGGTTCTTACGGAAACGAAGCTTTAAATTACCAGAGACGCTGGTTAGAAAATCCTCGTGAAAATACCAATTTATTGAAGTCAGCGTTAGGATATGCACAATTGGAGCTAATTGACCCGAACGGACCAAACGATTACCGTAATGTACAAATTGTAGGCGGCGATCCAAATATGCCGAGAATTGGTGCTTCATCAGCCTCATCAGCTTCAAATTACCGTTTAAGCAATCGTTTTGTAGAAGATGCTTCTTACGTACGAGTGAAGAATATTTCTATAGGATATAATTTACCAAAAAGTCTGTATTCAAAATACGGTATTTCCAATATCAAGATATATTCTAATGCGCAAAACGTACTAACCTTTACCAAGTACAAAGGGTTTGATCCTGAAATTGGATCAATCAACCAAAACGTTCTTTTAACGGGTGTCGATAATGGTCGTTATCCTTCTCCAATCATTACCACAATTGGATTAAACGTTAATTTCTAA
- the xylA gene encoding xylose isomerase yields the protein MITLGDKEYYKGIGQIKFEGKESDNPLAFKYYNPDQVVAGKTMREHFKFAIAYWHTFCGQGGDPFGPGTQNFAWDASSDPYQAAKDKADAAFEFISKMGFDYFCFHDYDLINEGPTFAESEKRLAFITEYLKQKKAESGIKLLWGTSNCFSNPRFMNGAATNPDFNVVARAGGQVKLALDATIALGGENYVFWGGREGYMSLLNTDMGRELDHMAQFLAMSRDYARAQGFKGTFFIEPKPMEPSKHQYDFDSATAIGFLKNYGLDKDFKINIEVNHATLAQHTFQHELEVAAKAGMLGSIDANRGDYQNGWDTDQFPNNIQETTEAMLVFLKAGGLQGGGVNFDAKIRRNSTDLEDVFLAHIGGADTFARALLTADKIISSSPYEKLRKERYSSFDSGKGKDFADGKLGLKDLYTIAHENGELNLQSGKQELFENIINQYI from the coding sequence ATGATAACTTTAGGAGATAAAGAATACTACAAAGGTATCGGCCAAATTAAGTTTGAAGGGAAAGAATCTGACAATCCTTTGGCGTTTAAATATTACAATCCAGACCAAGTTGTAGCTGGAAAAACAATGCGTGAGCACTTTAAATTTGCTATTGCTTACTGGCATACTTTCTGCGGACAAGGCGGCGATCCGTTCGGGCCTGGAACTCAAAATTTTGCTTGGGATGCATCATCAGATCCGTATCAGGCTGCAAAGGATAAAGCAGATGCTGCTTTTGAATTCATTAGTAAAATGGGATTCGATTATTTCTGTTTCCACGATTACGATTTGATTAACGAAGGACCGACTTTCGCAGAATCAGAAAAACGTTTGGCTTTCATTACAGAGTATTTAAAACAGAAAAAAGCAGAATCTGGAATTAAATTGCTTTGGGGAACTTCAAACTGTTTCTCAAACCCAAGATTCATGAACGGAGCGGCTACAAATCCTGATTTTAATGTTGTAGCAAGAGCTGGAGGACAAGTAAAATTAGCTCTAGACGCTACAATCGCTTTAGGCGGTGAAAACTATGTATTCTGGGGAGGTAGAGAAGGTTATATGTCTTTACTGAACACAGATATGGGAAGAGAATTAGACCACATGGCACAATTCTTAGCAATGTCCAGAGACTACGCAAGAGCGCAAGGTTTTAAAGGAACTTTCTTCATCGAGCCAAAACCAATGGAGCCATCTAAACACCAATACGATTTTGACTCTGCAACTGCAATTGGATTCTTAAAAAATTATGGTTTAGATAAAGATTTCAAAATCAACATCGAGGTAAACCACGCTACTTTGGCACAGCACACTTTCCAACACGAATTAGAAGTGGCTGCAAAAGCAGGAATGTTAGGAAGTATCGATGCGAACAGAGGTGATTACCAAAACGGATGGGATACAGATCAATTTCCAAACAACATTCAGGAAACAACTGAAGCAATGTTAGTTTTCTTAAAAGCCGGCGGATTACAAGGCGGAGGAGTTAATTTTGATGCTAAAATCAGAAGAAATTCTACAGATTTAGAAGATGTTTTCTTAGCGCACATTGGCGGAGCTGATACTTTTGCAAGAGCATTACTAACTGCTGATAAAATCATCTCTTCTTCTCCATACGAGAAATTAAGAAAAGAAAGATACAGCTCATTCGATTCTGGAAAAGGTAAAGATTTTGCTGATGGAAAATTAGGTTTAAAAGATCTTTATACTATCGCTCATGAAAATGGAGAATTAAACCTTCAAAGCGGTAAACAAGAATTGTTTGAAAACATCATCAACCAATACATTTAA
- a CDS encoding GntR family transcriptional regulator encodes MPKEEGKFEFIMNHESDIPKYQQLVDGITNAIAENILQKGDLLPSVNVICKTYQLSRDTVFKAYSILKDQNVIDSVPNKGYYVAGETRKVLLVLDTFKAYKEVLYHSVVNNLPDNVIIDVQFHHYNIDVFKTIINNGIGKYYKYVVMNFDHKDIPPALSAISKDKLLLIDWNIRADKANNYVFQDFGKAFYDALKEAVDLFKKYKRIEFIYPDFTNHPWESVEYFKKFCADFDFQYTIITDSKKFNIEKGIAYISVSDRILGYFLEQCKEKDFEPGKDVGFLSYNETPMKKFIYKGISVVSTDFNELGTKAAAFITHDEETQCYVPTKLIIRESL; translated from the coding sequence ATGCCAAAAGAAGAAGGAAAATTTGAGTTTATAATGAATCACGAAAGTGATATTCCGAAGTACCAGCAGCTGGTTGACGGAATTACAAATGCTATTGCAGAGAATATTTTACAAAAGGGAGATTTGCTTCCGTCTGTAAATGTAATCTGCAAGACATATCAGCTTTCGAGAGACACCGTTTTTAAGGCGTATTCGATTTTAAAAGATCAGAATGTTATAGATTCTGTCCCAAACAAAGGGTATTATGTAGCGGGCGAAACAAGAAAAGTGCTTTTGGTTTTAGATACGTTTAAGGCTTATAAAGAGGTTTTGTATCATTCGGTTGTAAACAATCTGCCTGATAATGTGATTATCGATGTACAGTTTCATCATTATAATATTGACGTTTTTAAAACGATCATTAATAACGGAATCGGGAAGTATTACAAATATGTGGTAATGAATTTTGACCACAAGGATATTCCGCCGGCATTATCTGCAATTTCAAAAGATAAACTGCTTTTGATTGACTGGAATATCAGGGCTGATAAAGCGAATAATTATGTATTTCAGGATTTCGGAAAAGCATTTTATGATGCTTTAAAAGAAGCGGTGGATTTGTTTAAAAAATATAAAAGAATAGAATTTATTTATCCGGATTTTACCAATCACCCATGGGAATCGGTGGAATATTTCAAGAAATTCTGTGCTGATTTTGATTTTCAATACACGATTATCACCGATTCTAAAAAGTTCAATATCGAGAAAGGAATTGCTTATATCAGTGTAAGCGACAGGATTTTGGGATACTTTTTAGAACAGTGCAAAGAGAAGGATTTTGAGCCTGGAAAAGACGTTGGTTTTCTTTCGTACAACGAAACGCCAATGAAGAAATTTATATACAAAGGAATTTCAGTTGTTTCGACTGATTTTAACGAATTAGGAACCAAAGCAGCGGCATTTATTACGCATGACGAAGAAACGCAGTGTTATGTGCCGACTAAATTAATAATAAGAGAATCATTGTAA
- a CDS encoding xylulokinase, whose amino-acid sequence MYYIGYDIGSSSVKAALVEAETGKKIIVLNEPQNEMEILSVHPDWAEQDPEIWWQYICTATKRAIKEANIDASKIQGIGISYQMHGLVIVDKEGTALRNSIIWCDSRAVEIGNKAFAEIGEEKCMSHLLNSPGNFTASKLKWVKENEPEIYNKIAKYMLPGDYIALKLTGEVTTTKNGLSEGMLWDYKENKVADWLLDYYGIDQSLTPKIVENFTNQGVVTEKASQESGLPAGIPIVYRAGDQPNNALSLNVLRPGEVAATGGTSGVFYAVTETNSGKSTRVNNFVHVNYTESNPRVGKLLNINGAGIQYRWMRNNIGNESYEEMNEKASQINVGSQGLVVIPFGNGAERMFNNKNIGSHILNLNFNIHTNAHLFRASLEAIAFSFVYGMECLKDDNATINVIRAGNDNLFRSEIFSNTVATLIGHEIEIYNTTGAVGAARAVGLTDGDFEKFGSGITTNDHVMTFLPLKNKEEYETAYKKWKQELELILTTK is encoded by the coding sequence ATGTATTATATCGGTTATGATATTGGAAGTTCTTCTGTCAAGGCAGCCTTGGTAGAAGCAGAAACAGGCAAAAAAATTATTGTTCTGAATGAACCTCAAAACGAAATGGAAATCCTTTCGGTTCACCCGGACTGGGCAGAACAGGATCCGGAGATTTGGTGGCAATACATTTGTACGGCAACAAAAAGAGCAATTAAAGAAGCGAATATTGATGCGTCTAAAATTCAGGGAATTGGTATTTCGTACCAAATGCACGGGTTGGTAATTGTGGACAAAGAAGGAACTGCATTACGAAATTCAATTATCTGGTGCGACAGCCGTGCAGTTGAAATTGGAAATAAGGCTTTCGCCGAAATTGGAGAAGAAAAATGCATGTCACATTTATTGAATTCACCAGGAAATTTCACTGCTTCTAAACTGAAATGGGTTAAGGAAAACGAACCAGAAATTTACAATAAAATCGCTAAATACATGCTTCCGGGAGATTACATCGCTTTGAAATTGACAGGCGAAGTAACGACAACCAAAAACGGTTTGTCTGAAGGAATGCTTTGGGATTATAAAGAAAATAAAGTAGCTGACTGGCTTTTGGATTACTACGGAATCGATCAGTCGTTGACGCCAAAAATTGTAGAAAATTTTACCAATCAAGGAGTTGTTACAGAGAAAGCTTCACAAGAATCGGGACTTCCTGCGGGAATTCCAATTGTATATAGAGCAGGAGATCAGCCAAATAATGCTTTATCATTAAATGTGTTACGTCCGGGCGAAGTTGCGGCGACAGGCGGAACATCAGGTGTTTTCTATGCGGTTACAGAAACCAATTCAGGAAAAAGTACTCGTGTAAACAACTTCGTTCATGTAAATTATACAGAATCAAATCCGAGAGTCGGCAAACTGCTGAATATAAACGGAGCGGGAATTCAATACCGATGGATGCGAAACAATATTGGAAATGAGTCGTATGAAGAAATGAATGAAAAAGCATCTCAGATCAATGTAGGTTCGCAAGGATTGGTTGTAATTCCGTTTGGGAATGGTGCCGAAAGAATGTTCAATAACAAAAATATCGGGTCTCATATTTTAAACCTGAATTTTAATATTCATACCAACGCGCATTTATTCAGAGCATCTTTAGAAGCCATTGCATTTTCGTTTGTATACGGAATGGAATGTTTGAAAGATGATAATGCAACGATTAATGTCATTAGAGCCGGAAATGATAATCTTTTCCGTTCTGAGATTTTCTCGAATACCGTTGCAACATTAATTGGTCACGAAATCGAAATTTACAATACAACAGGAGCAGTAGGAGCGGCGCGAGCAGTAGGCTTGACAGACGGTGATTTTGAAAAGTTTGGTTCAGGAATTACAACAAACGATCACGTAATGACCTTTTTGCCTCTAAAAAACAAAGAGGAATACGAAACGGCTTATAAAAAATGGAAACAAGAATTAGAATTAATATTAACAACTAAATAA
- a CDS encoding glycoside hydrolase family 43 protein, which yields MPEDSIEHIDFKEIDELAISKPLVSHIYTADPSAHVFNGKIYIYPSHDIDAGIPFNDNGDHFGMEDYHVFSMEDISSEAVDNGVALHVNDVAWAEKQMWAPDAAHKNGKYYLYFPAKRANGIFQIGVAISDSPVGPFIPEKEAIKGSYSIDPAVFEDEDGKHYIYFGGIWGGQLQKYRDNIYDQNNEEPTADEKELGPIVARLREDMLEFDEEPKEILILDENGEVIKAGDNDRRFFEASWVHKYNGKYYFSYSTGDTHFICYGIGDNPYGPFTYQGRILNPVVGWTSHHSICEVEGEWYLFYHDSSLSKGVTHLRSMKVTKIDYLEDGSIITIDPYGIRRLID from the coding sequence ATGCCTGAAGATAGCATTGAACACATTGATTTCAAGGAAATTGATGAACTGGCGATTTCAAAGCCTTTAGTATCACATATTTATACAGCCGATCCTTCGGCACATGTATTCAATGGTAAAATTTATATTTATCCGTCGCACGACATCGATGCGGGAATTCCGTTTAACGATAATGGCGATCATTTCGGGATGGAAGATTACCACGTTTTTTCGATGGAAGATATTTCATCAGAAGCAGTTGATAACGGAGTTGCATTACACGTAAATGATGTTGCCTGGGCAGAAAAGCAAATGTGGGCGCCAGATGCAGCACACAAAAACGGAAAGTACTATTTGTATTTCCCTGCTAAACGTGCCAACGGAATTTTTCAGATTGGAGTGGCGATTTCAGATTCACCAGTTGGGCCCTTTATTCCGGAAAAAGAAGCTATAAAAGGAAGTTACAGTATTGATCCGGCAGTTTTTGAAGACGAAGATGGCAAACACTATATCTATTTTGGAGGAATTTGGGGAGGACAGCTTCAGAAATATAGAGACAATATTTACGATCAGAATAACGAAGAACCAACAGCAGATGAAAAAGAGTTAGGGCCTATCGTGGCCAGACTTCGAGAAGATATGCTGGAATTTGATGAAGAACCTAAAGAAATTTTAATTCTGGATGAAAATGGAGAAGTTATAAAAGCTGGAGATAACGACCGCCGTTTTTTTGAAGCTTCGTGGGTTCATAAATACAACGGGAAATATTATTTTTCATATTCGACAGGAGATACGCATTTTATCTGTTATGGAATAGGTGACAATCCCTATGGGCCGTTTACCTATCAGGGAAGAATCCTGAATCCGGTTGTTGGCTGGACATCACATCATTCTATTTGCGAAGTAGAAGGCGAATGGTATTTGTTTTATCACGATTCAAGTTTGTCAAAAGGCGTAACGCATTTGAGAAGTATGAAAGTAACCAAAATTGATTATTTAGAAGACGGTTCGATTATTACTATTGATCCTTATGGAATAAGAAGATTAATTGATTAA